The Ornithinibacillus sp. 4-3 region TTTTATACCTTTTTTAGTACACGCGGAAGATTCTACAGAAGAAAAATTAGCTCAGGAAAGATTAGCACTATATAAAAAAACAGAAGCTCTTTCTCTTATCCCTTGGTATTATATTGCTGCTATTGATCAGTATGAACGAAATATTCAAACGGATATAGATCCGTCCTCTCTCATATCCATTCATGTTCCAGATGAAAAATGGTATGGGCTTAGCAATATAAGTAAACACTCCTCGGCAAATGTTATTTCGTTATTTGACGGGATTGGGCTAGATGGTAATGCTGATGGACTAGCAGATTCAACAAATCCAGAAGATATTCTATATAGCTTCTCACAATATCTTGCTAGTTATGGGACAACGAAAGAGGATATAAAAATTGCTTTATTTGATTATTATCAGCGGGATTTAACCGTACAAGCAATTACGCAAACAGCAGAAGTTTTTAAGAAATTCCAAGATATTGAATTGACCGACAGAACCTTCCCATTACCGACCACGCACAACTATACTTACCAAAGCACTTGGGGAGCAGGTAGAGGTTTTGGTGGGGTAAGGATTCATGAAGGTACAGATATTTTTGCCAGCTATGGGACACCTGTTCAGTCAACAACATATGGAGTTATTGAGTTAAAAGGTTGGAATTTATTCGGTGGCTGGAGACTAGGTATCAGGGATACACATAATATTTATCATTATTATGCACATTTAAACAGCTATCATGAGGGTATTGAGGTTGGAAGCATTGTAAAACCTGGTGATATTCTTGGGTCAGTTGGCTCGAGCGGCTATGGACCTCCTGGAACTGCAGGGAAATTTCCTGCTCATTTACATTATGGAATGTATAAAGATAACGGCCATAGTGAATGGTCCTTTGATCCGTATCCATATTTAAGAAAATGGGAAAGTACAGGTAAATCAAAATAGCTTATGTTCAGCTTCTTGGCTGAACATAAGCTATTCTTATCTAGAAATATTATCTTTCGGTATAGAAATGGAAGGCCCTCCTCCTTGACTACCACCACTTTGATAAAATTCTGGTACTTTCCCCATTACTACTCGTGAATCAATAAATACATTTGTACTTATTTCTGTAGTAGTCGTTGAAAATGGGATGATGATTTGAACATTAACAGAAACTGGGATATATATTTCAAATAATGCTGCATTCACTCCAAACTCCTTCACCTCATGCACAATATCTGTACGTAAACTACCAACAATTTCGAAATGAACAGGAATTTTTGGACCTAAATTTGCTAAAATAGTGCTTCCTGTTGCCATCCCGATTGGTATTTCTACGATAATCGGGGAATCTTCCTGCTTTTCTTCCTCCTCGGATAATAGTTCTTCTGGCAAGGTTCCTGCTGAATCCCCTTGATATAAAAAATACTCTGCTCGCTCAGTTGCTAACCGAAGGGCTTGATTAACTGCTGCAGAATTCCAACCAAGCACAGAAACATTATCATCATTGTCATAAGCGATATCCACCAAATTATCAAAGGCAATATTTTCGGTAGACTTTACTGCTGCATTAATCGTTCTTGTAGCAAACTCAATTGTTTTTTCTTCTGCAATATGCATTAATGTTGGTTTTATTCCACGATCAATAATTAATATGCTACAGATGATTAGTATGATAAAAATAATGACAGTTAAGATAAAAATAACTCTCGCTGTTGGAGGCACACTAGTCCTTCGCTTGAAATGTATTTTTCGCAAATTGAAAACCCCCTTAAAACAAAATATGCTTGTTTTAAGGAGGTTAGAATATTAGACTTTATCTATACAA contains the following coding sequences:
- a CDS encoding M23 family metallopeptidase, with protein sequence MYYKQIFYLCSFFYLFFIPFLVHAEDSTEEKLAQERLALYKKTEALSLIPWYYIAAIDQYERNIQTDIDPSSLISIHVPDEKWYGLSNISKHSSANVISLFDGIGLDGNADGLADSTNPEDILYSFSQYLASYGTTKEDIKIALFDYYQRDLTVQAITQTAEVFKKFQDIELTDRTFPLPTTHNYTYQSTWGAGRGFGGVRIHEGTDIFASYGTPVQSTTYGVIELKGWNLFGGWRLGIRDTHNIYHYYAHLNSYHEGIEVGSIVKPGDILGSVGSSGYGPPGTAGKFPAHLHYGMYKDNGHSEWSFDPYPYLRKWESTGKSK
- the yunB gene encoding sporulation protein YunB codes for the protein MRKIHFKRRTSVPPTARVIFILTVIIFIILIICSILIIDRGIKPTLMHIAEEKTIEFATRTINAAVKSTENIAFDNLVDIAYDNDDNVSVLGWNSAAVNQALRLATERAEYFLYQGDSAGTLPEELLSEEEEKQEDSPIIVEIPIGMATGSTILANLGPKIPVHFEIVGSLRTDIVHEVKEFGVNAALFEIYIPVSVNVQIIIPFSTTTTEISTNVFIDSRVVMGKVPEFYQSGGSQGGGPSISIPKDNISR